The Aphis gossypii isolate Hap1 chromosome 3, ASM2018417v2, whole genome shotgun sequence genome includes a region encoding these proteins:
- the LOC114132079 gene encoding mitogen-activated protein kinase kinase kinase kinase 4 isoform X4 produces MLNMAHNLAPSVNCSLDDIDLNALKDPAGIFELIEVVGNGTYGQVYKGRHTKTGQLAAIKVMDVTEEEEEEIKLEINVLKKYSNHRNIATYYGAFIKKSPPGKDDQLWLVMEYCGAGSVTDLVKSTKGQSLKEEWIAYICREILRGLSYLHSNKVIHRDIKGQNVLLTDNAEVKLVDFGVSAQLDRTIGRRNTFIGTPYWMAPEVIACEENPDATYDNRSDLWSLGITALEMAESQPPLCDLHPMRALFLIPRNSPPRLKSKKWAKKFHGFIETVLVKDYHQRPYTDQLLKHPYIRDQPTERQVRIQLKDHIDRCKKRKQEKSEREDYRYSGSENEEDDDHNIAGEQHSSIIQAPGDNTLRRNFQQIQEGRTLTPHGKDKHGKEREEIPEPGPPARPPIIPHRLIDPHPPSRPLPPPPRDDRHFHPQQQQPQRNSNVFQPMLNEIGGSSARQTDVSVSQVHQNGGAKVIPQGIIESDSSDEDEDDDDDEEDDTAHRHDARRAPPRRKPNDGTLLASDPPKPLPADINPNGLVHLEGSSSSSSTVMGPGGAPNRPLPPTPDEEESGDRTLVLRRLPQQKPSSSDGKVDIDEQKLLKDWDFARFFHKSNNIAEKNSQQKAKEQVSSVPRRMPQHNRNGSESSGPSKFIPNVFRRENTDFFVPSARHSAMFLDGRRSDNQQRRSSDVSKKSLERTDSLKKPWKPTRPRRERTDGDIVLQTNRQRFIRPLLENRRLDNDPRFSRGSTNSNKKSNGQDNGFTNETNQNRDERRSDFHRHDISGGSSSRTSSVLPDLLSQASSSPGTPSQRLDKSNSEEYQNAISKTYSLIQKQRSFLTFGFGAGGTGTSTSSQGPGRRESHVNVNVTPTVHDLASETPEIRKYKKRFNSEILCAALWGVNLLIGTETGLMLLDRSGQGKVYQLISRRRFQQMEVLEGQNILVTVSGKKNRVRVYYLSWLKSKILRTDGQVERRNGWINVGDLQGAVHFCIVKYERIKFLVIALKDSIEIYAWAPKPYHKFMAFKSFGDLVHRPLLVDLTIEEGARLKVIYGSADGFHAVDLDSASVYDVYLPKHTQGAIAPHCIVVLPNSNGLQLLLCFDNEGVYVNTYGKTSKNILLQWGEMPTSVAYIGTGQIMGWGNKAIEIRSVETGHLDGVFMHKKAQRLKFLCERNDKVFFSSAKGGSCCQIYFMTLNKPGMANW; encoded by the exons ATGTTGAACATGGCTCACAACTTGGCACCGAGCGTCAACTGTTCGCTGGACGACATCGATCTCAACGCTCTAAAG GATCCGGCTGGCATATTTGAACTCATCGAAGTTGTTGGCAATGGTACCTATGGACAAGTGTACAAG ggaCGACATACCAAAACTGGACAATTGGCAGCAATTAAAGTTATGGATGTTACtgaa gaaGAAGAGGAAGAAATTAAATTGGAGATCAATGTTctgaaaaaa tattccaATCATCGTAATATTGCTACATATTATGgtgcatttattaaaaaaagtccaCCAGGCAAAGATGATCAATTATGGCTTGTAATGGAATACTGCGGGGCTGGATCTGTCACTGATTTGGTTAAATCAACCAAAGGGCAGTCACTCAAGGAAGAATGGATTGCTTACATATGCCGGGAAATATTACGTGGTCTTAGCTATTTGCATTCAAATAAAGTCATACATCGTGACATTAAAGgtcaaaatgttttgttgACCGATAATGCTGAAGTGAAGCTTGTTGATTTTGGTGTCAGTGCACAGTTAGATCGTACAATTGGACGACGTAATACTTTTATTGGTACTCCATACTGGATGGCCCCAGAAGTTATTGCCTGTGAAGAAAATCCTGATGCTACATATGATAATAGAAGTGATCTGTGGAGTTTAG gcaTTACTGCATTAGAAATGGCTGAATCCCAACCACCTTTGTGTGATCTTCATCCAATGAGAGCTTTATTCTTAATCCCACGAAACTCTCCACCCAGATTGAAGTCAAAAAAATGGGCTAAAAAGTTTCATG ggtTCATAGAAACAGTTCTGGTTAAAGATTATCATCAGAGGCCATATACAGATCAGCTTTTGAAACACCCATATATTAGGGATCAACCAACAGAGAGACAAGTTCGTATTCAACTTAAAGATCATATCGATAGGTGTAAAAAACGAAAGCaagaaaaat CTGAAAGAGAAGATTATCGCTATAGTGGTTCAGAAAATGAAGAAGACGACGACCATAATATTGCAGGCGAACAACATTCATCTATCATTCAAGCTCCTGGTGATAATACATTGAGGAGAAATTTCCAACAAATTCAAGAGGGGCGAACCTTAACTCCTCATGGTAAAGATAAACATGGTAAAGAAAGAGAAGAAATACCAGAACCAGGTCCTCCTGCTCGTCCACCTATAATACCTCACAGActaattg ATCCTCATCCCCCTTCTAGACCTCTTCCGCCACCACCACGTGATGATAGACATTTCCATCCACAACAGCAACAACCACAGCGAAATTCAAATGTATTCCAACCAATG TTAAATGAAATAGGTGGTTCATCAGCAAGACAGACAGATGTTTCTGTGTCACAGGTACACCAAAATGGAGGGGCCAAAGTGATACCACAAGGAATAATTGAGTCCGATTCTTCTGATGAAGATgaagatgatgatgatgacgaaGAAGATGACACAGCTCATAGACATGATGCTCGCCGTGCTCCACCTAGAAGAAAGCCAAATGACGGAACATTACTTGCTAGTGATCCACCTAAACCACT accTGCTGATATAAATCCTAATGGACTTGTACATTTAGaag gatCATCATCAAGTTCTAGTACTGTTATGGGACCAGGTGGCGCGCCTAATCGTCCTCTCCCGCCCACTCCTGATGAAGAAGAAAGTGGAGACAGAACATTGGTATTAAGAAGG TTGCCGCAACAAAAACCAAGTTCAAGTGATGGGAAAGTAGATATTGATGAACAAAAATTGCTGAAGGACTGGGATTTTGCgcgattttttcataaatcaaataatatagcaGAGAAAAATTCTCAACAAAAAGCCAAAGAACAGGTATCGTCGGTACCTAGACGTATGCCACAACATAACCGTAATGGTTCTGAATCATCTGGCCCTTCCAAATTTATACCCAATGTGTTCAGACGAGAGAATACAGACTTTTTTGTACCGTCAGCTCGTCATTCTGCCATGTTTCTTGATGGAAGACGTTCTGATAATCAACAGAGAAGAAGTTCTGATGTTAGTAAAAAATCTTTGGAACGAACTGATTCGTTAAAAAAACCATGGAAACCAACTAGGCCAAGGCGAGAAAGAACTGATGGTGATATAGTATTGCAAACCAACCGTCAAAGATTTATCAGACCATTGTTAGAAAACAGACGTTTAGATAATGATCCCAGGTTTTCACGAGGAAGTACTAATAGTAACAAGAAGAGTAATGGTCAAGATAATGGATTTACCAATGAAACTAATCAG AATCGCGATGAACGTCGTAGTGATTTCCATAGACATGATATATCGGGTGGATCAAGTTCTAGAACAAGTTCAGTTCTTCCAGATTTACTTTCTCAG gcTTCATCTAGTCCTGGTACACCAAGTCAAAGACTAGATAAAAGCAATAGTGAAGag tACCAAAATGCAATATCTAAAACTTATTCCTTAATACAGAAACAACGTTCATTCCTTACATTTGGTTTTGGAGCTGGCGGTACTGGTACTAGTACAAGTTCACAAGGGCCTGGTCGCCGTGAGTCACACGTTAACGTTAATGTTACACCAACTGTTCATGATTTAGCATCTGAAACACCTGAAATacgtaaatacaaaaaacgtTTCAATTCTGAAATCCTTTGTGCAGCATTATGGG GAGTGAACTTGTTAATTGGCACGGAAACTGGACTTATGTTGTTAGACAGAAGTGGTCAAGGTAAAGTGTACCAACTTATTTCTAGGAGACGATTCCAACAAATGGAAGTACTGGAAggccaaaatattttagtaactgTTTCTGGCAAGAAGAATCGTGTtagagtttattatttatcttggctaaaatctaaaattcttAGAACAGACGGA CAAGTAGAACGTAGGAATGGTTGGATAAATGTTGGTGATTTACAAGGTGCTGTACACTTTTGCATTGTAAAGTATGAACGAATAAAATTCTTAGTGATAGCACTCAAAGACAGCATTGAGATTTATGCATGGGCTCCTAAACcgtatcataaatttatggCTTTCAAG tcCTTTGGAGACCTTGTTCATCGACCCCTTCTAGTAGATTTAACAATTGAAGAAGGGGCACGACTTAAAGTTATCTATGGTTCAGCTGATGGATTCCATGCTGTAGATCTTGACTCAGCCTCGGTGTATGATGTATACTTACCTAAACAT ACTCAGGGAGCTATTGCACCTCATTGTATTGTTGTGTTACCAAACTCTAATGGGTTACAATTGCTGTTATGTTTTGATAATGAAGGTGTCTATGTAAATACTTATGGAAAG acgtcaaagaatatattattacaatgggGTGAAATGCCTACATCGGTTGCATATATTGGAACTGGCCAAATAATGGGTTGGGGTAATAAAGCAATTGAAATACGAAGTGTAGAAACTGGTCATTTAGATGGTGTATTCATGCATAAAAAAGCACAGAGGTTGAAGTTTCTTTGTGAACGAAATGATAAG GTATTCTTTTCGTCAGCTAAAGGTGGTTCATGTTGTCAGATATATTTCATGACCCTGAACAAACCTGGTATGGCCAattggtaa
- the LOC114132079 gene encoding serine/threonine-protein kinase mig-15 isoform X7, whose translation MLNMAHNLAPSVNCSLDDIDLNALKDPAGIFELIEVVGNGTYGQVYKGRHTKTGQLAAIKVMDVTEEEEEEIKLEINVLKKYSNHRNIATYYGAFIKKSPPGKDDQLWLVMEYCGAGSVTDLVKSTKGQSLKEEWIAYICREILRGLSYLHSNKVIHRDIKGQNVLLTDNAEVKLVDFGVSAQLDRTIGRRNTFIGTPYWMAPEVIACEENPDATYDNRSDLWSLGITALEMAESQPPLCDLHPMRALFLIPRNSPPRLKSKKWAKKFHGFIETVLVKDYHQRPYTDQLLKHPYIRDQPTERQVRIQLKDHIDRCKKRKQEKSEREDYRYSGSENEEDDDHNIAGEQHSSIIQAPGDNTLRRNFQQIQEGRTLTPHGKDKHGKEREEIPEPGPPARPPIIPHRLIDPHPPSRPLPPPPRDDRHFHPQQQQPQRNSNVFQPMVHQNGGAKVIPQGIIESDSSDEDEDDDDDEEDDTAHRHDARRAPPRRKPNDGTLLASDPPKPLPADINPNGLVHLEGSSSSSSTVMGPGGAPNRPLPPTPDEEESGDRTLVLRRLPQQKPSSSDGKVDIDEQKLLKDWDFARFFHKSNNIAEKNSQQKAKEQVSSVPRRMPQHNRNGSESSGPSKFIPNVFRRENTDFFVPSARHSAMFLDGRRSDNQQRRSSDVSKKSLERTDSLKKPWKPTRPRRERTDGDIVLQTNRQRFIRPLLENRRLDNDPRFSRGSTNSNKKSNGQDNGFTNETNQNRDERRSDFHRHDISGGSSSRTSSVLPDLLSQASSSPGTPSQRLDKSNSEEYQNAISKTYSLIQKQRSFLTFGFGAGGTGTSTSSQGPGRRESHVNVNVTPTVHDLASETPEIRKYKKRFNSEILCAALWGVNLLIGTETGLMLLDRSGQGKVYQLISRRRFQQMEVLEGQNILVTVSGKKNRVRVYYLSWLKSKILRTDGQVERRNGWINVGDLQGAVHFCIVKYERIKFLVIALKDSIEIYAWAPKPYHKFMAFKSFGDLVHRPLLVDLTIEEGARLKVIYGSADGFHAVDLDSASVYDVYLPKHTQGAIAPHCIVVLPNSNGLQLLLCFDNEGVYVNTYGKTSKNILLQWGEMPTSVAYIGTGQIMGWGNKAIEIRSVETGHLDGVFMHKKAQRLKFLCERNDKVFFSSAKGGSCCQIYFMTLNKPGMANW comes from the exons ATGTTGAACATGGCTCACAACTTGGCACCGAGCGTCAACTGTTCGCTGGACGACATCGATCTCAACGCTCTAAAG GATCCGGCTGGCATATTTGAACTCATCGAAGTTGTTGGCAATGGTACCTATGGACAAGTGTACAAG ggaCGACATACCAAAACTGGACAATTGGCAGCAATTAAAGTTATGGATGTTACtgaa gaaGAAGAGGAAGAAATTAAATTGGAGATCAATGTTctgaaaaaa tattccaATCATCGTAATATTGCTACATATTATGgtgcatttattaaaaaaagtccaCCAGGCAAAGATGATCAATTATGGCTTGTAATGGAATACTGCGGGGCTGGATCTGTCACTGATTTGGTTAAATCAACCAAAGGGCAGTCACTCAAGGAAGAATGGATTGCTTACATATGCCGGGAAATATTACGTGGTCTTAGCTATTTGCATTCAAATAAAGTCATACATCGTGACATTAAAGgtcaaaatgttttgttgACCGATAATGCTGAAGTGAAGCTTGTTGATTTTGGTGTCAGTGCACAGTTAGATCGTACAATTGGACGACGTAATACTTTTATTGGTACTCCATACTGGATGGCCCCAGAAGTTATTGCCTGTGAAGAAAATCCTGATGCTACATATGATAATAGAAGTGATCTGTGGAGTTTAG gcaTTACTGCATTAGAAATGGCTGAATCCCAACCACCTTTGTGTGATCTTCATCCAATGAGAGCTTTATTCTTAATCCCACGAAACTCTCCACCCAGATTGAAGTCAAAAAAATGGGCTAAAAAGTTTCATG ggtTCATAGAAACAGTTCTGGTTAAAGATTATCATCAGAGGCCATATACAGATCAGCTTTTGAAACACCCATATATTAGGGATCAACCAACAGAGAGACAAGTTCGTATTCAACTTAAAGATCATATCGATAGGTGTAAAAAACGAAAGCaagaaaaat CTGAAAGAGAAGATTATCGCTATAGTGGTTCAGAAAATGAAGAAGACGACGACCATAATATTGCAGGCGAACAACATTCATCTATCATTCAAGCTCCTGGTGATAATACATTGAGGAGAAATTTCCAACAAATTCAAGAGGGGCGAACCTTAACTCCTCATGGTAAAGATAAACATGGTAAAGAAAGAGAAGAAATACCAGAACCAGGTCCTCCTGCTCGTCCACCTATAATACCTCACAGActaattg ATCCTCATCCCCCTTCTAGACCTCTTCCGCCACCACCACGTGATGATAGACATTTCCATCCACAACAGCAACAACCACAGCGAAATTCAAATGTATTCCAACCAATG GTACACCAAAATGGAGGGGCCAAAGTGATACCACAAGGAATAATTGAGTCCGATTCTTCTGATGAAGATgaagatgatgatgatgacgaaGAAGATGACACAGCTCATAGACATGATGCTCGCCGTGCTCCACCTAGAAGAAAGCCAAATGACGGAACATTACTTGCTAGTGATCCACCTAAACCACT accTGCTGATATAAATCCTAATGGACTTGTACATTTAGaag gatCATCATCAAGTTCTAGTACTGTTATGGGACCAGGTGGCGCGCCTAATCGTCCTCTCCCGCCCACTCCTGATGAAGAAGAAAGTGGAGACAGAACATTGGTATTAAGAAGG TTGCCGCAACAAAAACCAAGTTCAAGTGATGGGAAAGTAGATATTGATGAACAAAAATTGCTGAAGGACTGGGATTTTGCgcgattttttcataaatcaaataatatagcaGAGAAAAATTCTCAACAAAAAGCCAAAGAACAGGTATCGTCGGTACCTAGACGTATGCCACAACATAACCGTAATGGTTCTGAATCATCTGGCCCTTCCAAATTTATACCCAATGTGTTCAGACGAGAGAATACAGACTTTTTTGTACCGTCAGCTCGTCATTCTGCCATGTTTCTTGATGGAAGACGTTCTGATAATCAACAGAGAAGAAGTTCTGATGTTAGTAAAAAATCTTTGGAACGAACTGATTCGTTAAAAAAACCATGGAAACCAACTAGGCCAAGGCGAGAAAGAACTGATGGTGATATAGTATTGCAAACCAACCGTCAAAGATTTATCAGACCATTGTTAGAAAACAGACGTTTAGATAATGATCCCAGGTTTTCACGAGGAAGTACTAATAGTAACAAGAAGAGTAATGGTCAAGATAATGGATTTACCAATGAAACTAATCAG AATCGCGATGAACGTCGTAGTGATTTCCATAGACATGATATATCGGGTGGATCAAGTTCTAGAACAAGTTCAGTTCTTCCAGATTTACTTTCTCAG gcTTCATCTAGTCCTGGTACACCAAGTCAAAGACTAGATAAAAGCAATAGTGAAGag tACCAAAATGCAATATCTAAAACTTATTCCTTAATACAGAAACAACGTTCATTCCTTACATTTGGTTTTGGAGCTGGCGGTACTGGTACTAGTACAAGTTCACAAGGGCCTGGTCGCCGTGAGTCACACGTTAACGTTAATGTTACACCAACTGTTCATGATTTAGCATCTGAAACACCTGAAATacgtaaatacaaaaaacgtTTCAATTCTGAAATCCTTTGTGCAGCATTATGGG GAGTGAACTTGTTAATTGGCACGGAAACTGGACTTATGTTGTTAGACAGAAGTGGTCAAGGTAAAGTGTACCAACTTATTTCTAGGAGACGATTCCAACAAATGGAAGTACTGGAAggccaaaatattttagtaactgTTTCTGGCAAGAAGAATCGTGTtagagtttattatttatcttggctaaaatctaaaattcttAGAACAGACGGA CAAGTAGAACGTAGGAATGGTTGGATAAATGTTGGTGATTTACAAGGTGCTGTACACTTTTGCATTGTAAAGTATGAACGAATAAAATTCTTAGTGATAGCACTCAAAGACAGCATTGAGATTTATGCATGGGCTCCTAAACcgtatcataaatttatggCTTTCAAG tcCTTTGGAGACCTTGTTCATCGACCCCTTCTAGTAGATTTAACAATTGAAGAAGGGGCACGACTTAAAGTTATCTATGGTTCAGCTGATGGATTCCATGCTGTAGATCTTGACTCAGCCTCGGTGTATGATGTATACTTACCTAAACAT ACTCAGGGAGCTATTGCACCTCATTGTATTGTTGTGTTACCAAACTCTAATGGGTTACAATTGCTGTTATGTTTTGATAATGAAGGTGTCTATGTAAATACTTATGGAAAG acgtcaaagaatatattattacaatgggGTGAAATGCCTACATCGGTTGCATATATTGGAACTGGCCAAATAATGGGTTGGGGTAATAAAGCAATTGAAATACGAAGTGTAGAAACTGGTCATTTAGATGGTGTATTCATGCATAAAAAAGCACAGAGGTTGAAGTTTCTTTGTGAACGAAATGATAAG GTATTCTTTTCGTCAGCTAAAGGTGGTTCATGTTGTCAGATATATTTCATGACCCTGAACAAACCTGGTATGGCCAattggtaa
- the LOC114132079 gene encoding serine/threonine-protein kinase mig-15 isoform X6, with the protein MLNMAHNLAPSVNCSLDDIDLNALKDPAGIFELIEVVGNGTYGQVYKGRHTKTGQLAAIKVMDVTEEEEEEIKLEINVLKKYSNHRNIATYYGAFIKKSPPGKDDQLWLVMEYCGAGSVTDLVKSTKGQSLKEEWIAYICREILRGLSYLHSNKVIHRDIKGQNVLLTDNAEVKLVDFGVSAQLDRTIGRRNTFIGTPYWMAPEVIACEENPDATYDNRSDLWSLGITALEMAESQPPLCDLHPMRALFLIPRNSPPRLKSKKWAKKFHGFIETVLVKDYHQRPYTDQLLKHPYIRDQPTERQVRIQLKDHIDRCKKRKQEKSEREDYRYSGSENEEDDDHNIAGEQHSSIIQAPGDNTLRRNFQQIQEGRTLTPHGKDKHGKEREEIPEPGPPARPPIIPHRLIVVPDPHPPSRPLPPPPRDDRHFHPQQQQPQRNSNVFQPMVHQNGGAKVIPQGIIESDSSDEDEDDDDDEEDDTAHRHDARRAPPRRKPNDGTLLASDPPKPLPADINPNGLVHLEGSSSSSSTVMGPGGAPNRPLPPTPDEEESGDRTLVLRRLPQQKPSSSDGKVDIDEQKLLKDWDFARFFHKSNNIAEKNSQQKAKEQVSSVPRRMPQHNRNGSESSGPSKFIPNVFRRENTDFFVPSARHSAMFLDGRRSDNQQRRSSDVSKKSLERTDSLKKPWKPTRPRRERTDGDIVLQTNRQRFIRPLLENRRLDNDPRFSRGSTNSNKKSNGQDNGFTNETNQNRDERRSDFHRHDISGGSSSRTSSVLPDLLSQASSSPGTPSQRLDKSNSEEYQNAISKTYSLIQKQRSFLTFGFGAGGTGTSTSSQGPGRRESHVNVNVTPTVHDLASETPEIRKYKKRFNSEILCAALWGVNLLIGTETGLMLLDRSGQGKVYQLISRRRFQQMEVLEGQNILVTVSGKKNRVRVYYLSWLKSKILRTDGQVERRNGWINVGDLQGAVHFCIVKYERIKFLVIALKDSIEIYAWAPKPYHKFMAFKSFGDLVHRPLLVDLTIEEGARLKVIYGSADGFHAVDLDSASVYDVYLPKHTQGAIAPHCIVVLPNSNGLQLLLCFDNEGVYVNTYGKTSKNILLQWGEMPTSVAYIGTGQIMGWGNKAIEIRSVETGHLDGVFMHKKAQRLKFLCERNDKVFFSSAKGGSCCQIYFMTLNKPGMANW; encoded by the exons ATGTTGAACATGGCTCACAACTTGGCACCGAGCGTCAACTGTTCGCTGGACGACATCGATCTCAACGCTCTAAAG GATCCGGCTGGCATATTTGAACTCATCGAAGTTGTTGGCAATGGTACCTATGGACAAGTGTACAAG ggaCGACATACCAAAACTGGACAATTGGCAGCAATTAAAGTTATGGATGTTACtgaa gaaGAAGAGGAAGAAATTAAATTGGAGATCAATGTTctgaaaaaa tattccaATCATCGTAATATTGCTACATATTATGgtgcatttattaaaaaaagtccaCCAGGCAAAGATGATCAATTATGGCTTGTAATGGAATACTGCGGGGCTGGATCTGTCACTGATTTGGTTAAATCAACCAAAGGGCAGTCACTCAAGGAAGAATGGATTGCTTACATATGCCGGGAAATATTACGTGGTCTTAGCTATTTGCATTCAAATAAAGTCATACATCGTGACATTAAAGgtcaaaatgttttgttgACCGATAATGCTGAAGTGAAGCTTGTTGATTTTGGTGTCAGTGCACAGTTAGATCGTACAATTGGACGACGTAATACTTTTATTGGTACTCCATACTGGATGGCCCCAGAAGTTATTGCCTGTGAAGAAAATCCTGATGCTACATATGATAATAGAAGTGATCTGTGGAGTTTAG gcaTTACTGCATTAGAAATGGCTGAATCCCAACCACCTTTGTGTGATCTTCATCCAATGAGAGCTTTATTCTTAATCCCACGAAACTCTCCACCCAGATTGAAGTCAAAAAAATGGGCTAAAAAGTTTCATG ggtTCATAGAAACAGTTCTGGTTAAAGATTATCATCAGAGGCCATATACAGATCAGCTTTTGAAACACCCATATATTAGGGATCAACCAACAGAGAGACAAGTTCGTATTCAACTTAAAGATCATATCGATAGGTGTAAAAAACGAAAGCaagaaaaat CTGAAAGAGAAGATTATCGCTATAGTGGTTCAGAAAATGAAGAAGACGACGACCATAATATTGCAGGCGAACAACATTCATCTATCATTCAAGCTCCTGGTGATAATACATTGAGGAGAAATTTCCAACAAATTCAAGAGGGGCGAACCTTAACTCCTCATGGTAAAGATAAACATGGTAAAGAAAGAGAAGAAATACCAGAACCAGGTCCTCCTGCTCGTCCACCTATAATACCTCACAGActaattg tTGTTCCAGATCCTCATCCCCCTTCTAGACCTCTTCCGCCACCACCACGTGATGATAGACATTTCCATCCACAACAGCAACAACCACAGCGAAATTCAAATGTATTCCAACCAATG GTACACCAAAATGGAGGGGCCAAAGTGATACCACAAGGAATAATTGAGTCCGATTCTTCTGATGAAGATgaagatgatgatgatgacgaaGAAGATGACACAGCTCATAGACATGATGCTCGCCGTGCTCCACCTAGAAGAAAGCCAAATGACGGAACATTACTTGCTAGTGATCCACCTAAACCACT accTGCTGATATAAATCCTAATGGACTTGTACATTTAGaag gatCATCATCAAGTTCTAGTACTGTTATGGGACCAGGTGGCGCGCCTAATCGTCCTCTCCCGCCCACTCCTGATGAAGAAGAAAGTGGAGACAGAACATTGGTATTAAGAAGG TTGCCGCAACAAAAACCAAGTTCAAGTGATGGGAAAGTAGATATTGATGAACAAAAATTGCTGAAGGACTGGGATTTTGCgcgattttttcataaatcaaataatatagcaGAGAAAAATTCTCAACAAAAAGCCAAAGAACAGGTATCGTCGGTACCTAGACGTATGCCACAACATAACCGTAATGGTTCTGAATCATCTGGCCCTTCCAAATTTATACCCAATGTGTTCAGACGAGAGAATACAGACTTTTTTGTACCGTCAGCTCGTCATTCTGCCATGTTTCTTGATGGAAGACGTTCTGATAATCAACAGAGAAGAAGTTCTGATGTTAGTAAAAAATCTTTGGAACGAACTGATTCGTTAAAAAAACCATGGAAACCAACTAGGCCAAGGCGAGAAAGAACTGATGGTGATATAGTATTGCAAACCAACCGTCAAAGATTTATCAGACCATTGTTAGAAAACAGACGTTTAGATAATGATCCCAGGTTTTCACGAGGAAGTACTAATAGTAACAAGAAGAGTAATGGTCAAGATAATGGATTTACCAATGAAACTAATCAG AATCGCGATGAACGTCGTAGTGATTTCCATAGACATGATATATCGGGTGGATCAAGTTCTAGAACAAGTTCAGTTCTTCCAGATTTACTTTCTCAG gcTTCATCTAGTCCTGGTACACCAAGTCAAAGACTAGATAAAAGCAATAGTGAAGag tACCAAAATGCAATATCTAAAACTTATTCCTTAATACAGAAACAACGTTCATTCCTTACATTTGGTTTTGGAGCTGGCGGTACTGGTACTAGTACAAGTTCACAAGGGCCTGGTCGCCGTGAGTCACACGTTAACGTTAATGTTACACCAACTGTTCATGATTTAGCATCTGAAACACCTGAAATacgtaaatacaaaaaacgtTTCAATTCTGAAATCCTTTGTGCAGCATTATGGG GAGTGAACTTGTTAATTGGCACGGAAACTGGACTTATGTTGTTAGACAGAAGTGGTCAAGGTAAAGTGTACCAACTTATTTCTAGGAGACGATTCCAACAAATGGAAGTACTGGAAggccaaaatattttagtaactgTTTCTGGCAAGAAGAATCGTGTtagagtttattatttatcttggctaaaatctaaaattcttAGAACAGACGGA CAAGTAGAACGTAGGAATGGTTGGATAAATGTTGGTGATTTACAAGGTGCTGTACACTTTTGCATTGTAAAGTATGAACGAATAAAATTCTTAGTGATAGCACTCAAAGACAGCATTGAGATTTATGCATGGGCTCCTAAACcgtatcataaatttatggCTTTCAAG tcCTTTGGAGACCTTGTTCATCGACCCCTTCTAGTAGATTTAACAATTGAAGAAGGGGCACGACTTAAAGTTATCTATGGTTCAGCTGATGGATTCCATGCTGTAGATCTTGACTCAGCCTCGGTGTATGATGTATACTTACCTAAACAT ACTCAGGGAGCTATTGCACCTCATTGTATTGTTGTGTTACCAAACTCTAATGGGTTACAATTGCTGTTATGTTTTGATAATGAAGGTGTCTATGTAAATACTTATGGAAAG acgtcaaagaatatattattacaatgggGTGAAATGCCTACATCGGTTGCATATATTGGAACTGGCCAAATAATGGGTTGGGGTAATAAAGCAATTGAAATACGAAGTGTAGAAACTGGTCATTTAGATGGTGTATTCATGCATAAAAAAGCACAGAGGTTGAAGTTTCTTTGTGAACGAAATGATAAG GTATTCTTTTCGTCAGCTAAAGGTGGTTCATGTTGTCAGATATATTTCATGACCCTGAACAAACCTGGTATGGCCAattggtaa